The region CGTCCATCATAATCAACAGAATTTAAAATAATTTTCATAGCTTCAAGTCTTGCTAAATGTTTATCATCACTTCTTACAACATGCCAAGGTGCAGCTCTAGATGAAGTTCGTCTAAGCATCTCATATTTTTTTTCAGAAAATTCTGACCACAAGTCTTGAGCTTGCATATCAACTTCTGAAAATTTCCATTGTCTTAGAGGGTCGTTGATTCTTCTATCAAATCTTCTTTTTTGCTCATCTTTAGATACAGAGAAATATAGTTTAATAAGAATCATACCTTGTCTTACTAAATCTTGCTCAAAATTAACTACATCTTCCATAAAAATTTCATACTCTTCTTTTGTACAAAATCCAAAAATAGGTTCAACCATAGCTCTGTTGTACCAAGATCTATCAAATAATACCATCTCTCCACCAGTTGGGAAATGTTGGATATATCTTTGGAAAAACCATTGGTTTTTTTGAGTATCTGTTGGTTTACCTAAAGCAACAACTCTATAGTGTTTGTTGTTCATATATCTTGTGATTCGTCTAATCGCTCCACCTTTTCCAGAAGCATCTCTACCTTCAAAAAGAATAATCATTCTTTTATTTTCAGCTTCTAAATAGTTTTGCAATTTAATCAATTCAATTTGATATTGCTTTAATTCTTCTAAATCATAAATTTTTTGAATACCATCTCTTAAAATTTGTGGATCAAGATCTTTAAAATCTCCAAGTATAGCTTTTAAGGCTTTGTTTTCATCCATTAGTTCTTGGTATTTGTCAAGAGAAGCTTTGTCTAAAGTTCTAGTTTTAGATAATACTTTTTCCTCTTTTTGATTTACAATAGAATCTTTAAATTTTTGCATTAAAGTAAGTGCCGCTTTTTTTGTAAGATTATCTTTTTTTGTATATCCTAAAACTTTTACATATCTTTTTTTATCATATTGAAATCTAGCAATATATTTTTTTCCAAAAGCTGGATGGGCAGCTTTTGATATATATAAACCACTATAACTTGTCTTTTCAAAATCACTTAAATTCATTTTTTATTAGGCCTTTGCAAATTTATTTTCTTGTTCCATAACTTCTAATTCTTCTGTACCACTAATTAGAATATCCTTATCAATTTCAATATCTTTTCTATCAACTTTACTTGGATAATCTACTTGCGATAAAATATGTTTGATACAATTTATTCTAGCTTTCTTTTTATTATCACTTTTTATTACTGTCCAAGGTGACAAATCAGTATTTGATGACATCAACATAGAAAATTTAGCTATAGTATATTTATCCCAAAGTTTTTGAGATTCTTTATCTACAGGAGAAAGTTTATACTGTTTTAAAGGATCAACTTCTCTTTTCTTAAATCTTCTTGCTTGCTCTTTTTTTGATACAGAGAAATAATACTTTAAAAGAATAATTCCAGATTTTACAAGCATATTTTCAAACTCTGGCACTTCTCTTAAAAATTCATGGTGCTCTTCAGGAGTACAAAATCCCATAACAGGTTCAACACCTGCTCTGTTGTACCAAGATCTGTCAAAAAGAACAATCTCTCCAGCACTTGGCAAATGTTTAGTATATCTTTGAAAATACCATTGTGACTTTTCAACATCACTTGGTTTTTCTAAAGCTACTACTCGAGCTCCCCTTGGATTTAGGTGCTCAGTGATTCTTTTGATTGTACCACCTTTACCAGCTGCATCTCTACCTTCAAAAAGCATTAAAACTTTTAAGCCTTTTTCTTTGACATGGTTTTGAAATTTCAATAATTCAATTTGGAGTCTAGTTAACTCTTTTTCATACTCTAAAGTCTCTTTTTTAACCCAAATCTGTACTTTTTTACCTTTTTCTTGGAGAATTTTTCTCTCTCTTTGATAATTGTTTGATTTGTGTTTTAAGTCCTCATGAGTGTCTATCTCTTCTTCGTCTTTAAACTCTTCATTAATTATTTGTCTATCTTCACCCATCATTTACCTTTAAGAAAGTCTAGATTTATACTCATTATATCCAAAATTATTTACAATTTGGTAACACTCATTGTTCTTTTTTAATACAATTGATGGTAACTTAATTCCATTAAATGTAGTTGTTTTAACCATAGTATAGTGTATCATATCTTCAAGAATAATTTTATCACCTACTTTTAAAGGCTCATCAAATGAATAATCTCCGATAATATCACCAGCTAAACAAGTATTTCCACCAAACCTATATGTATATTTTTTTACATTTGGTAAATCAGAATTTCTTATATCTGCTCTATATGGCATAGCTAAAGTATCTGGCATATGAGCTTCTGCTGAACTATCTAAAATGGCTATTTGCATTCCATTTTCAACAATATCTAGGACAGTTGCCATAAGGTAACCTGTCTGCCAACCTACTGCTTCACCTGGCTCTAAATATACTTCTAAATGGGGATATCTATTTTTAAAATCTTTTAAAAGTTTTATAAGACCTTCAACATCATAATCTTTTCTAGTAATATGATGTCCTCCACCAAAATTTACCCACTTCATTTGAGGAAGAAACTCTGAAAATCTTTCTTCAAAATTTTTTAAAGCACCCTCTAAAGCGTCAACATTTTGTTCACATAAAGCATGAAAATGAAGTCCATCAACACCTTCAAGATTATCTTCTTGAAAGTTTTTTCGTGTAATTCCTAATCTAGAAAATGCTCCGCAAGGATTATATAAATCTACTTCAACAGATGAATACTCAGGATTAACTCTAAGGCCTATAGAGGTTTTTCCTTTAGCTTTTTCTTTATATCTATCAAATTGAGTAAAAGAATTAAACACTACATGATTTGAGATATCAATAATCTCATCAATCTCTTCGTCTTTAAATGCAGGTGAAAAAGTATGAACTTCTCGTCCAAACTCTTCTTTTGCTAAAATTGCTTCATGTAAACCACTAGCACAACACCCTTTTAAGTATTTTCTACATAAGTCAAATGTTGACCAAAGAGCAAAACCTTTTAGTGCTAAAAGGATATTTACATCTGCTTCATCTTGAACTCTTTTTAGAAGTTCAAGGTTCTTAATAAGAAGTTCCTCTTCACATACAAAAGCAGGACTTGGAAGTTCATTTATACTTGTTACAATATTAGTCTTCATTGTATGGCTCAAAATCCTCTTTACCAACTCCACAGTCAGGACATTCCCAATCTTCTGGTAAATCTTCAAATGCAGTTCCTGGCTCAATACCAGTATCTTCATCTCCTAAAGCTGGATCATAAATATAATCACATACAGTACAAATATATTTTTGCATAATAATCTCCTTAAAAAATGGTTCCCATTTTTTAAGGAACCTTTTCTATTTTAACTTCTTTTGACAAGAGGAATAAATCCTCTTTAAAGAAGCAAACCCTAAAGAAAGCAACGAGTTGCTTTTAATATCTTACTCTAATTCTAGAATTTTCCAAGGTAAACCTTGAGTCATCAACTCATCCATAAAAGGTTTTGCATCAAACTCTTCTATATTGAATACACCTTTTGCTTTCCAAATTCCTTTATAAAGCATTTTTGTTCCAATCATCGCAGGAACTCCTGTAGTATAACTTACAGCTTGTGCTCCTGTTTCTTTGAAACACTCTTGGTGGTCACATACATTGTAGATGTAAACTTTTTTCTTTTTACCATCTTTGATTCCTTCAATAATACAACCAATATTTGTTTTACCAACAGTTCTTGGTCCTAAGCTTGCAGGGTCTGGTAAAAGTGTAGTTAAAAACTCAATAGGAATAATCTCTACACCTTTATGCATTACAGGTTCAATTCCTAACATACCAACATTTTGTAAACAATTCATATGTTGAATATAAGCATCTCCAAAAGTCATAAAGAATCTGATTCTTTTTAAACCTTTGATATTTTTAGATAGAGATTCTAACTCTTCATGGTATAAAAGATAAGATGGTTTTACTCCAACTTCTGGATAATCATGTTCAACTCTTATCTCTAAAGGCTTTGTTTCAATCCATTTTCCATCTTCCCAGTATCTTCCATTTGCAGACACTTCTCTTAGGTTAATTTCTGGATTAAAGTTTGTTGCAAAAGGGTAACCGTGATCACCTGCATTACAATCCATAATATCTATATAATGAATTTCATCAAATAAATTTTGTTGTGCATAGGCACAAAATACACCTGTAACACCTGGGTCAAAACCTGAACCTAAAAGTCCCATTATTCCAGCATCTTTAAATTGACCATCTCTAGCCCATTGTTCTTTATACTCAAATTTTGCTTCATCTGGATGTTCATAATTTGCAGTATCTACATAATCAACACCAGTTTTTGTACAAGCGTCCATGATTGTTAAATCTTGATATGGCAATGCTACATTTAAAACAACTTTTGGATTAACTTTTTCTATTAAAGCTACAAGTTCATCAACACTATCTGCATCAACTTGTGCTACATCAATATCAACATTTTGATTTTTTTTAATATCTTCTGCCATAGCTTCACATTTTGATAATGTTCTTGAAGCTAAAGTAATTTTTTCAAATGTATCAATATTCATAGCACACTTAACAGTAGCAACTCTACTTACTCCACCCGCACCTATGATTAAAATACCTTTTTTATCCATTAAATTCTCCATTAAAAATATTCACAATTATATGATTACTTTCGTAAAGAAGTGTTAAAATTTAGACACTAGTATGCCTATATTTATTTATTATAATTATTTTTGTGATTATTGTTAAAAAATATCAAAAATACTTGCAAAACAATTAGGGTTTTGATATAATTCGCTTCCTAGTTCACTTGGGGGTGACTTGGTATCGATTAGAGCACTGAGGATCAGTTGCATGTCGGCCTGAGCATGCCGTTACGCGGCTCATTTTTTTTAGACGCAAATAATACAAATTACGCTCCAGCTTACGCAAAAGCTGCGTAAGTTTAACTTACTTTAGGACTCCCCTAACGGGTTGAGGCCTCGGAGATTCACTCTGTAGATTCTATCTATACAGATTATAGTGGATTCACCCAGATAGATTATCTTTAAAGGATTGATTGCCCTTTTTAGAGACATTTTAAATCTTAGCTTATTTGTTGCCTTGCAGGTTGAGTTGCAATTAAGTGAAATTTTTCAACCTTTCTAAGCATGTAGACGCTGGTAGTAGGTGTTTTAAGACTCCGGTTCAATCCCGGACACCTCCACCATCACACAATATATAACCATCCAAAAAACTATAATAAACTCCTATGAAATCAAACTCCTATTGACTTTATTAATCTATTAGAATATAATTAAAATTATAACTATCTAAAAATTATAGGGTGTTATTTAAGGGGTCTATTTTATAAACCCCTAAAAAGAAAAAAATTAACCCCCTATATATAAGGGGTTTTTTATGGCAAGGCTTACTACACCGCTAACAGTTAAAGAAATTAACAATTCAAAACCAAAAGAAAAGAAGTACAAACTTAGTGATGGAGGGGGATTAAATTTATTAATCTTACCTAATGGAAGTAAAAGATGGATATTAAAATATAGATATCTAAATAAAGAAAAAGAATATGCAATAGGCACTTACCCAACTATTACACTAGCAAGAGCAAGAGAAATACGAGAAGAATTAAAAACACTTATTGCAGATGGCATAGATATAAATGAATTAAAAAAAGAAAAAAAATTAGTAGCGATTCAAAAAGAAACAAAAAATCTTAATACATTTTATATCATTTCTCAAAAATGGCTTGAATATTATAAAGACCAAGTATCAGAAAATTATCATACAAAATTAGAAAAAGCATTAGAAAACTATGTTTATCCATTTATAAAAAATATTCCAATGGAAGATATTAAAAGATTAAATATTATTGAAATATTGCAAGATTTAAAAAATAGACAAATAAATGAAACTGCAAATAGAGTATATATGCTACTTAACAAAATTTTTAAATATGCAGTTGTTTTAGAATATATCCCTCATAATATAATTACAGATATAGACCAAAATACTATCATAGGAAAAGTTGAAAAAAAACACTACCCTACTCTAACAAAAGAAAAAGATATAAAAGGTTTACTTTTAGCTATTGATGAATACTCAGGAGATTATACTACAAAGATGGCTTTAAAAATTATGCCTTATGTTTTTGTAAGAAGTTACAATATAAGACATATGGAATGGTGTGAAATAGATTTTGAAAAAAAAGAATGGATTATTCCAGCAAATAAAATGAAAACAAAAACAGAATTTATACTTCCTTTACCTAATCAAGTTATAGAACTGTTAAATGAAGTAAAACAGTTTTCAGGAGATTGTAAATATGTTTTCCCAAGTTTCAGAGACAAGAATAGACCTATGAGTGATAATACTTTGATATCTGCTCTTAGAAGAATGGGTTATTCAAAAGAAGAATTTGTACCACATAGTTTTAGAAGTATGTTTTCAACAATTGCATATGAAAATGCAAATCATGAAGCTGGACACAAATTTACTGGAGAAGTTATCGAAGCTTTACTTGCACACAAAGAAAAAAATAAAATCAAAGATGCATATAATAGAGCCTCATATAAAGATAGTATGAGAAATTTAATTGAATGGTATGCTGACTATTTAGATAATACAAAGTAAAATATAATTATATTGATACTATAATCTTTTATATTATATATAAAGGTTTAAATATGAAATATCTAATAATGATAATTTTAATTTCAACAACTCTTTTAAGTCATGATGTAATAGATACATCAAATATTAATACAAATCCATACAAATGCAAAAAAGTTGTTCATTGGTTAAAAGAACCTAAAAAACATGATTTTTATACTAATGTAGATAATTATTTAGTCGGTGTTGCATATGAACAGTGTGATTTAAAGAAAAAAGAATTTGATGACACTTATAAATTTTATGCTCTTATAAAATTTGATTCAAAAGAATCTAAAAGTATTAGAATTTTAAATGGAAAATATCAAGAAAAAATTACAGACCAAACTTATATAGAAAGATACAAAATAGGATTAACTCAATTCTTATACTATTATAGTTTTATAAATAAAAACTAATCCTTTTTCTCTTTCATAGCTTTTTCATAATCTTCTTTAGTTTCATATTTTATTTCTTCCCAATAATCAAAACCTTGTAATTTATCTTTAAAAGCAAGTGCATTTTGAATTAAAGGTAAAAATTTAATTTTATCTAAAAATTTCAAATCCTCAATATTGCCAAAAAGTAAATTTCTTACTAATCTAGACTTATTCATTTTAAATTTTTCTGCTAAATCTTCTAAAGTTTTATTTTCTTCTTCTGTTAATTTAATTTTTAATTGGATATTTCTAGGGTTTTCCTCTTTGGGTCTACCTACATTATTATTTTCATTCATAATACACCTCTTTAGACTTTAGTAAACTTTAAGTTTAGTTGTTTTAATATTAGGGTACACATAAATATTTTAAAAGGTACATATTTAGTAACTACTAAAGTTTAATATATACCCTTTTTTAATTTATGGGTACATTTTAACAAAAAAGGAGAAAAAATGCAACTTTATGTAAAAGGTAAACTGCACAACACTTATGAAAGAGTACCTTTCGTAAACAAAGAAACGGGCGTACAAGGTGAAACTGTTTTTGGTCTTCAGCTAATAGTAGATGAAACATTAAAAATGGTGCTGTTAAATCAGAGATTTATGATGTAAAAATTGATGCTAATAGTGTGTCTAAGTATAAAGATAAAAAAGGTCAACTAATTGAAGTTCCTTGTAGTCTTTATTCAAAAAGTTCTATATCACTTAGTGCAATATAGTACAAAGTTGTCTAAGGAAAGTTATTTGGTCGTGACTTTCCAAAGACGAATACCCCTAGAAGGATATATTTATGGATTTTACAATAGATGAGCTTAACTTTGATGAAATGCTAAAGGACTGCGAAGAGAAGAGACAAAAGTGCGGCACGCATTTTTTCTCTGATTCTGAGCATCCCTTGACTATTTATAAAAAAGTTGTGGACATATCTGAAAATCATCAGGAGATAGAATATCTTAGTGATATTAAATATTATGGTTTAAGTGAATACGACTTTCATATAGTCAATATGCATAGACAAAAACAAAAAGAGTATCTAGATAAAACTTGTCTTTATGACAAGATTACAGAGCAGTATATTCCATTAGCAGACATTACAATGTCAGCTAATCATAATGCACATAGATACTATGCAGAGATTCAAAATAGAATCAACACTTTAGTTAATGATGCAGAGTCTAAAAAATTAGTTCCAATTTTTATGACAATTACACTTCCAAGTGAATATCATAAAATGAAAACTAATAAGATTACTCAAAAGCTTATTTATAATCCTTTGTACAATGGAGTAACTCCAAGAGCTGCTACAAAAGAATTAACTAAAATGTTTGCAAAGTTAAGACATGATAGAAGTTTAAAAGAACTTTCAAAAGATGAAAGAATATATTATAGAGTTAATGAGCCACATAAAGATGGAACACCACATACTCATATACTTATGTTTATTCCTAAATCTATTGTTAATAGAGTTGTAAAAGCTTTTAATAGATTGTTTAATCCTAAAACTAACAAGATTGAAACCAAAATTAGAAATGCAAGTGCTTATATTATGAAGTATATAAATAAGACTTTACCTCTTTCAAAACAAAGTAAACTTACTGAAAAAGAGAAGTATTTAAATGCTTGGTATTCAATGAACAGAGTTATTAGATTTAATTCTAGTAGAACATTAGCTCCATTATCTTTATATAGACTGCTTTATCATAGATATACATTACAAGAACTTACAATGAAAGTAAGAAATAAAGACTTTAGCATATTTGTTAGAGCTGATAATAGAGACAAAATCATGGAGATTTTAGATGGTGATGAGTTAGTATATTCAAGAAGTGAGAATTTTAGAATAGAGTCAATACCTATTCAAGATTTTTGATTCTTTTTTAAAAAGAATATACAGATAGTTGAGGATGACGAAGGATTCCTCCCTTAAACAGATAAACTTTAAGGAGCTTAATAATGAGTAATTTTTTGAGAATAACAGAAGTTATGAAAATGACAGGTATAGCAAAAAGTACAATTTGGTTGTGGGTTAAGGAAGAGAAGTTTCCTAAACCTATTAAGTTAAGTCCTAGAATTACAGTTTGGGATGAAGATAGTATTAATGAATGGAAAAAGGAGATACAATGTTAGAACAAATGAAAGACTTTTTAGAAAAGACAGATACTAAATTAATATCTACAATTGATGATGATAAAAGAGAGACTTCAGTAGATGAAATTATTGAAGATACTTATGTTGTTGAGGATATTGGAGAATATTTGGATTCAGAGCTAACGTAAAATAATAAGATAGTTTTTTTAACTATCTTATTAAATTATTATGCAATTTTAAAAAGTATACGGATTTCTGGTACTATAAAAAATATCTTTTTCAATATCATGAATTAATCTAACCTTAGTATTTAGTTTATAATAATTTCTTCTCATATAGTCTTGTAATGGGGTTTTTGTAGTATCTCTAAAAACTCCTAATAAATAATCAGGTAGACAAATTAATATATTTTTTTTTGTAGTTTTTGTTACAGATAATTTTAAATTAGTGAATTCTATTTTAATCTTATCAATAATAGATTTAATATTAGGTTCTTTTATTTCGGATTGTTCTTCATAAAATACATGAATATCACAATTATTATTTTTACTGACTCTATGAAATAAAAGTTTAAAAAAGATTTTCAAATAAGTTTTTTTAAACTCTGTACTATCAGTTAAAACATCATATGCAATGTAACCTTTTATTTGAAAAGTTCTTATTAATTCAATTAATCTTGGTTTAATCTCCATACTATCTTCAGTAAAATGGAATAATCTGTCATCTTCATCATGTCCTAAAAATTGATCAGTAGATAATTCTCTATATAATTTTTCCAA is a window of Halarcobacter sp. DNA encoding:
- a CDS encoding saccharopine dehydrogenase family protein; translated protein: MDKKGILIIGAGGVSRVATVKCAMNIDTFEKITLASRTLSKCEAMAEDIKKNQNVDIDVAQVDADSVDELVALIEKVNPKVVLNVALPYQDLTIMDACTKTGVDYVDTANYEHPDEAKFEYKEQWARDGQFKDAGIMGLLGSGFDPGVTGVFCAYAQQNLFDEIHYIDIMDCNAGDHGYPFATNFNPEINLREVSANGRYWEDGKWIETKPLEIRVEHDYPEVGVKPSYLLYHEELESLSKNIKGLKRIRFFMTFGDAYIQHMNCLQNVGMLGIEPVMHKGVEIIPIEFLTTLLPDPASLGPRTVGKTNIGCIIEGIKDGKKKKVYIYNVCDHQECFKETGAQAVSYTTGVPAMIGTKMLYKGIWKAKGVFNIEEFDAKPFMDELMTQGLPWKILELE
- the ppk2 gene encoding polyphosphate kinase 2, producing the protein MNLSDFEKTSYSGLYISKAAHPAFGKKYIARFQYDKKRYVKVLGYTKKDNLTKKAALTLMQKFKDSIVNQKEEKVLSKTRTLDKASLDKYQELMDENKALKAILGDFKDLDPQILRDGIQKIYDLEELKQYQIELIKLQNYLEAENKRMIILFEGRDASGKGGAIRRITRYMNNKHYRVVALGKPTDTQKNQWFFQRYIQHFPTGGEMVLFDRSWYNRAMVEPIFGFCTKEEYEIFMEDVVNFEQDLVRQGMILIKLYFSVSKDEQKRRFDRRINDPLRQWKFSEVDMQAQDLWSEFSEKKYEMLRRTSSRAAPWHVVRSDDKHLARLEAMKIILNSVDYDGRNYALDFEPNENINISVQKELMQMRKSANY
- the nspC gene encoding carboxynorspermidine decarboxylase; this encodes MKTNIVTSINELPSPAFVCEEELLIKNLELLKRVQDEADVNILLALKGFALWSTFDLCRKYLKGCCASGLHEAILAKEEFGREVHTFSPAFKDEEIDEIIDISNHVVFNSFTQFDRYKEKAKGKTSIGLRVNPEYSSVEVDLYNPCGAFSRLGITRKNFQEDNLEGVDGLHFHALCEQNVDALEGALKNFEERFSEFLPQMKWVNFGGGHHITRKDYDVEGLIKLLKDFKNRYPHLEVYLEPGEAVGWQTGYLMATVLDIVENGMQIAILDSSAEAHMPDTLAMPYRADIRNSDLPNVKKYTYRFGGNTCLAGDIIGDYSFDEPLKVGDKIILEDMIHYTMVKTTTFNGIKLPSIVLKKNNECYQIVNNFGYNEYKSRLS
- a CDS encoding AlpA family phage regulatory protein; the encoded protein is MSNFLRITEVMKMTGIAKSTIWLWVKEEKFPKPIKLSPRITVWDEDSINEWKKEIQC
- the ppk2 gene encoding polyphosphate kinase 2, whose protein sequence is MGEDRQIINEEFKDEEEIDTHEDLKHKSNNYQRERKILQEKGKKVQIWVKKETLEYEKELTRLQIELLKFQNHVKEKGLKVLMLFEGRDAAGKGGTIKRITEHLNPRGARVVALEKPSDVEKSQWYFQRYTKHLPSAGEIVLFDRSWYNRAGVEPVMGFCTPEEHHEFLREVPEFENMLVKSGIILLKYYFSVSKKEQARRFKKREVDPLKQYKLSPVDKESQKLWDKYTIAKFSMLMSSNTDLSPWTVIKSDNKKKARINCIKHILSQVDYPSKVDRKDIEIDKDILISGTEELEVMEQENKFAKA
- the rd gene encoding rubredoxin, whose protein sequence is MQKYICTVCDYIYDPALGDEDTGIEPGTAFEDLPEDWECPDCGVGKEDFEPYNED
- a CDS encoding replication endonuclease encodes the protein MDFTIDELNFDEMLKDCEEKRQKCGTHFFSDSEHPLTIYKKVVDISENHQEIEYLSDIKYYGLSEYDFHIVNMHRQKQKEYLDKTCLYDKITEQYIPLADITMSANHNAHRYYAEIQNRINTLVNDAESKKLVPIFMTITLPSEYHKMKTNKITQKLIYNPLYNGVTPRAATKELTKMFAKLRHDRSLKELSKDERIYYRVNEPHKDGTPHTHILMFIPKSIVNRVVKAFNRLFNPKTNKIETKIRNASAYIMKYINKTLPLSKQSKLTEKEKYLNAWYSMNRVIRFNSSRTLAPLSLYRLLYHRYTLQELTMKVRNKDFSIFVRADNRDKIMEILDGDELVYSRSENFRIESIPIQDF
- a CDS encoding integrase arm-type DNA-binding domain-containing protein, giving the protein MARLTTPLTVKEINNSKPKEKKYKLSDGGGLNLLILPNGSKRWILKYRYLNKEKEYAIGTYPTITLARAREIREELKTLIADGIDINELKKEKKLVAIQKETKNLNTFYIISQKWLEYYKDQVSENYHTKLEKALENYVYPFIKNIPMEDIKRLNIIEILQDLKNRQINETANRVYMLLNKIFKYAVVLEYIPHNIITDIDQNTIIGKVEKKHYPTLTKEKDIKGLLLAIDEYSGDYTTKMALKIMPYVFVRSYNIRHMEWCEIDFEKKEWIIPANKMKTKTEFILPLPNQVIELLNEVKQFSGDCKYVFPSFRDKNRPMSDNTLISALRRMGYSKEEFVPHSFRSMFSTIAYENANHEAGHKFTGEVIEALLAHKEKNKIKDAYNRASYKDSMRNLIEWYADYLDNTK